A genomic window from Glycine max cultivar Williams 82 chromosome 17, Glycine_max_v4.0, whole genome shotgun sequence includes:
- the LOC102662059 gene encoding uncharacterized protein isoform X2 has protein sequence MVNLIFCLKKRGSGSLRKEKRKLIEKILQMATQPNSPPPPPPSIGVASHSSSPPLKRTRKASCLRSLVTRPVGAERPLVHVDPVTGKADGPHNKKFRTYLGIVTRDKVDVTYENWKHVPITQKDLIWEDIQAEFDIPEASDLRTKKILQTVGEQWRQFKSDLMSKWALAADKDSVDDTVCKMYGISKEKWAQFCQSRRDPSWENV, from the exons ATGGTGAATCTAATATTTTGCCTAAAAAAACGGGGATCGGGAAGCCTcaggaaagaaaagagaaaattgatagaaaagATACT cCAAATGGCTACACAGCCAAACTCTCCtccgcctcctcctccttctatTGGTGTAGCATCGCATTCGTCGTCACCACCATTGAAGCGGACTAGAAAGGCCTCATGCCTAAGATCATTGGTGACTAGACCAGTTGGGGCAGAGAGACCCCTTGTCCATGTGGATCCTGTTACTGGCAAAGCAGACGGTCCCCACAACAAGAAATTTAGAACATATTTAGGGATCGTTACtcgtgataaggtggatgtcACATACGAAAATTGGAAGCATGTCCCTATtactcagaaggatttgatatgggaggatattcag gctgaatttgatatccctgaagcatctgatttaaggacaaaaaaaatacttcagacTGTGGGGGAGCAGTGGAGACAGTTTAAGTCTGATTTGATGTcgaaatgggcacttgcagctGACAAGGATAGTGTCGATGACACTGTATGCAAAATGTAcggcattagcaaggagaaatgggcccaattttgtcagagccgtagagacccttcatgggag AATGTGTGA
- the LOC102662059 gene encoding uncharacterized protein isoform X3: protein MATQPNSPPPPPPSIGVASHSSSPPLKRTRKASCLRSLVTRPVGAERPLVHVDPVTGKADGPHNKKFRTYLGIVTRDKVDVTYENWKHVPITQKDLIWEDIQAEFDIPEASDLRTKKILQTVGEQWRQFKSDLMSKWALAADKDSVDDTVCKMYGISKEKWAQFCQSRRDPSWENV from the exons ATGGCTACACAGCCAAACTCTCCtccgcctcctcctccttctatTGGTGTAGCATCGCATTCGTCGTCACCACCATTGAAGCGGACTAGAAAGGCCTCATGCCTAAGATCATTGGTGACTAGACCAGTTGGGGCAGAGAGACCCCTTGTCCATGTGGATCCTGTTACTGGCAAAGCAGACGGTCCCCACAACAAGAAATTTAGAACATATTTAGGGATCGTTACtcgtgataaggtggatgtcACATACGAAAATTGGAAGCATGTCCCTATtactcagaaggatttgatatgggaggatattcag gctgaatttgatatccctgaagcatctgatttaaggacaaaaaaaatacttcagacTGTGGGGGAGCAGTGGAGACAGTTTAAGTCTGATTTGATGTcgaaatgggcacttgcagctGACAAGGATAGTGTCGATGACACTGTATGCAAAATGTAcggcattagcaaggagaaatgggcccaattttgtcagagccgtagagacccttcatgggag AATGTGTGA